In Cucurbita pepo subsp. pepo cultivar mu-cu-16 unplaced genomic scaffold, ASM280686v2 Cp4.1_scaffold000389, whole genome shotgun sequence, the genomic window ggtATTAACATcttttactttaaattttaaatatataaacgaAACCGTTTAGCGCATCTCATAGATtatcttcaaactttttaatattaatcttGAAAGTTTACGAGTATTTCTGAAACGTGGTACTAATggtatatgtatttttttttttaaattaaaagtattaatgaaagttttaaaaacgcaaaaaatatttttacttttctttttaaattttaaggtattttttaatattttttaagtttgaatatttattaaaaactctggaaaatttaagaatattttttaaaataaaatataaaattaaaagaatatttatataaataggAAGAAAACACTTACTATATACTCCCTTCGATTTCACTAACTGCAAGGTaacaatgaattaaaaaaatatatattttccttattttctttctacttttcaaaattttgttttctacggcttttttttttccgtttaTTATACTTTTGTTATATAGAAGTTGAAAATTacagaaaataatttagatttcgtttaataattatagaattgttttttatgtttgaaaattatgtttagggtataattattgaaacaaaaacaacaattgtgaaaatacttttttttggCTATTTTTTGAATTAGTGAAAATTGCAATaacttttatctaaatttaattaaaaattatacaagTTCAGGagtctaaattatttttttcccctaattattattaagagtaaaatttattataattttacaatttaaaaataatatatttttaccgttaaaatatcatcactaacACAATCGCGTCAACTCGAATAATTGAGCTATGAAAATAGTCTTATGTAGAGagtgtcttgtaatctcttcttgattggtgttaataaagagtgcgagtgtttcccgcAAAGAGTTGCATTCAACACTTACAACCTCTCGGTTTCAAGATCCACAACTAAATCAAAAAAAGTATCCACGATTAAgtcgaaagaaaaaagaaaaaatgtattcCAAGTGACGAAAACAAAGTAACCAACAATTCTATATCACATAAAGCATTTGAAACCACGCATACAACCATTGACTCTCGACTTCAAACGTGTAACAcactaaatttctaaattattagcAAACGTAGataaaacaatatcatacatgCTCGTTCTTTTACCTTATTTCATGTGAAAGTTGACCATCTCCAAATCACTTTTCAGACAAAAAATTCGTCCACGATTGGTTATAACATTTCTTTTGAATCGGCCCTAACTCCAAGTTTATGTCTGGATGAACTGATAGAGAGCACAACTTGCTTATTCCTCAAACAAGCTCCAAATCAAATCGTTTTAACTTTTCACAAGCAACCGGGAATGAAGAGATATCTCACCGAGGaaatcagtttttttttttttttcgttctttattgtaattattattattattattagtatttgaGAATTAGATGGTTTAGGCATCTTTAACTTCGAAATGGTTTCGATTTTTGACGACGATGTCGTACATGTGCATGGATTTGAACTTGGCGAATTCTTTGGGTAGAGAAATGAGATGGACCGTTGATCTCTTGTGAAATTGCAGCAGATCTGGATCGTCGTAGTAACGTTCCCAACCCAACGCCGTCAGTTTCTGTTCCAGCTCCGCATATGACGTCATCACCTCCTCCGTCGGACTATACACCAGCACTTTCCGGCGATACGTCGACCTCTGCCCGCCATCCGCCTTATCCACTCCAGCGTCCTCCACCAGACGAACGACGCCGTTTTTGAACACCCAAACGCCAGACATAGCTAAGAGTTCTTAAACAAAAAAGCTCTCTAAGATTTTGAGACAACTGAATTGGGATAATTTGGTGCTTGttttaactatatatatatatatatatagatagagaaggaaataaataaataataataaatattattaattaatcttcCCTAGAACTCCACCCaatctctcatttttctttttaataaataaaataatcctCTTAATTAAACatgtttattctttttaattaattattcttaaaGTGTTCGAAAAATTATTctcgaattttttaaattaatatatagaaTATATCTGCTTCTAgaactttatttattctcaatatattGTAATAGTTACTCGTTAAATAAAGATATAATCTCATTTTATTTCtgatttttaacatttaaaaaaaaaaattattgtaaaatttaaacaatataaCTAAACTTAGCGATAATTAAACCATGgatgaaatattcattaaaGTCCCGGGTTTAAattgacaaaattaaaagtttagaatatAGATTAATA contains:
- the LOC111785158 gene encoding flowering-promoting factor 1-like protein 1 → MSGVWVFKNGVVRLVEDAGVDKADGGQRSTYRRKVLVYSPTEEVMTSYAELEQKLTALGWERYYDDPDLLQFHKRSTVHLISLPKEFAKFKSMHMYDIVVKNRNHFEVKDA